A window of the Tripterygium wilfordii isolate XIE 37 chromosome 12, ASM1340144v1, whole genome shotgun sequence genome harbors these coding sequences:
- the LOC120010882 gene encoding inositol-tetrakisphosphate 1-kinase 3-like isoform X1 has protein sequence MGVKLEEEVLSCVRKNGEEGDHREEEATLIELGFPEPAKPVVVGYALTSKKTRSFLQPKLECLARNKGILFVPIDQNRPLSDQGPFDIVLHKLCGKEWRQILEDYRCAHPEVTVLDPPDAIQHLRNRQSMLQCVADMNFSDSYGKVGVPHQLVIKRDASSIPDAVMKAGLTLPIVAKPLVADGSAKSHELSLAYDQYSLRKLEPPLVLQEFVNHGGVLFKVYIVGETIKVVRRFSLPDVSKWELSKNAGVFRFPRVSCAAASADDADLDPCVAELPPRSLLEKLAKELRRRLGLHLFNLDIIRERGTVGTRDQFYVIDINYFPGYGKMPGYEHIFTDFLLRLAQSR, from the exons ATGGGCGTGAAATTGGAGGAGGAAGTTTTATCTTGCGTTAGAAAGAACGGAGAAGAAGGAGATCACAGAGAAGAGGAGGCAACGTTGATAGAGTTAGGGTTTCCTGAACCGGCGAAGCCGGTTGTGGTCGGCTACGCCCTTACTTCCAAGAAGACTAGGAGCTTCTTGCAGCCGAAGCTCGAATGCCTAGCTAG GAACAAAGGAATATTATTTGTTCCAATTGATCAAAACCGGCCTCTTTCTGATCAAGGTCCATTTGACATTGTGTTGCATAAG TTATGTGGAAAGGAATGGCGCCAGATTCTTGAG GACTACAGATGTGCACACCCAGAAGTCACGGTTCTTGATCCTCCAGATGCTATACAGCATTTGCGCAATCGTCAATCCATGCTCCAGTGTGTTGCTGACATGAATTTTTCTGATTCCTATG GAAAAGTAGGTGTTCCGCACCAACTAGTTATCAAAAGAGATGCATCTTCCATTCCTGATGCTGTTATGAAAGCTGGGCTGACACTACCCATCG TTGCAAAACCATTGGTTGCTGATGGAAGTGCAAAGTCTCACGAGTTGTCACTTGCATATGATCAGTACTCCCTACGGAAACTTGAGCCTCCACTCGTTCTTCAAGAGTTTGTTAACCATG GAGGGGTGCTTTTCAAGGTATACATTGTTGGGGAAACTATAAAAGTTGTCAGGCGTTTCTCTTTGCCTGATGTCAGTAAATGGGAGCTCTCCAAGAATGCTGGAGTCTTCCGTTTTCCTCGGGTATCTTGTGCAGCAGCCTCTGCTGATGATGCTGATCTGGATCCTTGTGTTGCAG AGCTTCCTCCTCGATCTTTGCTTGAGAAGCTGGCAAAGGAACTCCGTCGTCGGCTG GGTCTTCATCTGTTCAATCTAGATATTATACGAGAGCGTGGAACGGTTGGGACCAGAGATCAGTTTTATGTCATTGACATCAATTATTTCCCAG GGTATGGGAAGATGCCTGGATACGAGCACATATTTACCGATTTTCTGTTGCGCCTGGCGCAGAGTCGTTGA
- the LOC120010882 gene encoding inositol-tetrakisphosphate 1-kinase 3-like isoform X2 — MNNDSIVVVEALSFQRVRMFLLPWPSSSFFQDYRCAHPEVTVLDPPDAIQHLRNRQSMLQCVADMNFSDSYGKVGVPHQLVIKRDASSIPDAVMKAGLTLPIVAKPLVADGSAKSHELSLAYDQYSLRKLEPPLVLQEFVNHGGVLFKVYIVGETIKVVRRFSLPDVSKWELSKNAGVFRFPRVSCAAASADDADLDPCVAELPPRSLLEKLAKELRRRLGLHLFNLDIIRERGTVGTRDQFYVIDINYFPGYGKMPGYEHIFTDFLLRLAQSR, encoded by the exons ATGAATAATGACTCAATAGTTGTGGTCGAGGCCTTAAGCTTTCAGCGAGTGCGGATGTTTCTACTTCCTTGGCCATCTAGCTCATTTTTTCAG GACTACAGATGTGCACACCCAGAAGTCACGGTTCTTGATCCTCCAGATGCTATACAGCATTTGCGCAATCGTCAATCCATGCTCCAGTGTGTTGCTGACATGAATTTTTCTGATTCCTATG GAAAAGTAGGTGTTCCGCACCAACTAGTTATCAAAAGAGATGCATCTTCCATTCCTGATGCTGTTATGAAAGCTGGGCTGACACTACCCATCG TTGCAAAACCATTGGTTGCTGATGGAAGTGCAAAGTCTCACGAGTTGTCACTTGCATATGATCAGTACTCCCTACGGAAACTTGAGCCTCCACTCGTTCTTCAAGAGTTTGTTAACCATG GAGGGGTGCTTTTCAAGGTATACATTGTTGGGGAAACTATAAAAGTTGTCAGGCGTTTCTCTTTGCCTGATGTCAGTAAATGGGAGCTCTCCAAGAATGCTGGAGTCTTCCGTTTTCCTCGGGTATCTTGTGCAGCAGCCTCTGCTGATGATGCTGATCTGGATCCTTGTGTTGCAG AGCTTCCTCCTCGATCTTTGCTTGAGAAGCTGGCAAAGGAACTCCGTCGTCGGCTG GGTCTTCATCTGTTCAATCTAGATATTATACGAGAGCGTGGAACGGTTGGGACCAGAGATCAGTTTTATGTCATTGACATCAATTATTTCCCAG GGTATGGGAAGATGCCTGGATACGAGCACATATTTACCGATTTTCTGTTGCGCCTGGCGCAGAGTCGTTGA
- the LOC120010882 gene encoding inositol-tetrakisphosphate 1-kinase 3-like isoform X3, with product MLQCVADMNFSDSYGKVGVPHQLVIKRDASSIPDAVMKAGLTLPIVAKPLVADGSAKSHELSLAYDQYSLRKLEPPLVLQEFVNHGGVLFKVYIVGETIKVVRRFSLPDVSKWELSKNAGVFRFPRVSCAAASADDADLDPCVAELPPRSLLEKLAKELRRRLGLHLFNLDIIRERGTVGTRDQFYVIDINYFPGYGKMPGYEHIFTDFLLRLAQSR from the exons ATGCTCCAGTGTGTTGCTGACATGAATTTTTCTGATTCCTATG GAAAAGTAGGTGTTCCGCACCAACTAGTTATCAAAAGAGATGCATCTTCCATTCCTGATGCTGTTATGAAAGCTGGGCTGACACTACCCATCG TTGCAAAACCATTGGTTGCTGATGGAAGTGCAAAGTCTCACGAGTTGTCACTTGCATATGATCAGTACTCCCTACGGAAACTTGAGCCTCCACTCGTTCTTCAAGAGTTTGTTAACCATG GAGGGGTGCTTTTCAAGGTATACATTGTTGGGGAAACTATAAAAGTTGTCAGGCGTTTCTCTTTGCCTGATGTCAGTAAATGGGAGCTCTCCAAGAATGCTGGAGTCTTCCGTTTTCCTCGGGTATCTTGTGCAGCAGCCTCTGCTGATGATGCTGATCTGGATCCTTGTGTTGCAG AGCTTCCTCCTCGATCTTTGCTTGAGAAGCTGGCAAAGGAACTCCGTCGTCGGCTG GGTCTTCATCTGTTCAATCTAGATATTATACGAGAGCGTGGAACGGTTGGGACCAGAGATCAGTTTTATGTCATTGACATCAATTATTTCCCAG GGTATGGGAAGATGCCTGGATACGAGCACATATTTACCGATTTTCTGTTGCGCCTGGCGCAGAGTCGTTGA